The genomic stretch AGGGGATCATTATATATAATATAATCAGTACCATTTTGTGATTTATAGCCAACTATAACATGGAAATGTGAACCCCAAACAAGTTTCCATTTGAGATAATAAACTAAAGGATTACTCTTATCTATACATGCTTTAACCATTTCAAAAGTAAACTTATCAGCATCAGAGACTGATGTAAGTTGATTTAAACTATAGGACGGTCCCACATAATTACGGACGGCATCTACTATTGGTTGAGGAGATGAGCCATCATTGAAAACATATGGTAAATTGCTGTTTTTACTATTTTTGGCTATATCTAGAGCACGGTTTTGAGTATCGTTTTTATAGTAAGAAATAATCATGGCAGCCGAATTAGCCCAACATAAATTAGTATATGGAAGCTGGTTGTATTTGGGGACATTTAACGTCCTACCTGATGTCACACTGATTTTATAGTTTCCTGTAACTCCATTTGCAGGACTAACTTCCAAATAGTAATTCTCATTGGCATTTAAATACATGCAAAATCTGACATCTTCAATATCATCATAATCATATTCATCATATGTAAGAAGCTGCTTGTCTTTATTATAAATAGCACCATCTAAATCCATATAACTTGTACTTTCAATTGTATAGATACCGCTTGTAGGTACAGTAAATGTTAAAAAGTCTATATCACTTTATTTATAGCACCACTATACAAACCGCCTGTAAACTGTTTTGAAGTTGATAAAGAGTTGCCCTCCATATCGATTCCAACAGTTTCGGGAGGAGTTATCTTTAGCTTGTAATCACCTGTTGTAGTTCCTGAGACTTTTAAATAATATGTCTGACCGGCTGTAAAGCTATAGTTGCTAATTTTAAAGTTGGATGCATCTCCATCATCATCATTGGATGTGATCAACTCCATGCTGCTATTGTATAGCTGCCCCAAAGTATTCAATGTCTCTTTTGATTCAATAGTATATTTCCCATTTGACTCAGGGATGAATTTGTAAAAATCCAAGTCGCTTGAACTGCTTAAGTTTGCATTATTCAATTTGTAGTAATCATTCGATAGTGGACAAGCCAAATTAAAGCTATTGTTGGCTTCAACCTCATCATATTGAGGTCTTAAAAACTTTGCCACTATTCCATATGATATTCCATTTGAACCGTTTGGGCATATTTTTATATAATAGATTTGTCCAGCTTTAAGGCTGTCTCCAATCAATTTAGTTGCTCCAATTCCTCCATCAATTAAATTGGAATCCTTATCATATAAATAACTTTGTAGATATTGGCCGTTAAAAGAGTCTGATATATCAAAAGTATATCCTCCACTATTTGAGGGAATAAACGAATAATAATCAACATCGTTTTCACCGTTAATAGTACCCATAGTAATCATATAGAAAGGATTGCCAATAGCTGAACCAAGTGTGTCATTGGGTTCGCATTCATAGCTGGTTTCAGTTAAAACAAATTCATAATTATATCCGAAAAAACCGGAGTTGTTATTAGAAATATAAATATAATACGTATTATTAGCTTTAAAACTGTAAAGCAATTTTAATGTATTCTTCTTTACAGAATAATCATATCGAACATTTCCGTAATTGCACCTGTTGACCAGCCCTTGTTGATATATTTCTACGTTTGTTTTATATCCGGCAAAATCTGCAGATAAATCAAATGAAAGATTTATATCTGTGGTAGGAGTAAACTTGAAATAGTCTATGTCTTGGGAAGTGCCAATACTTCCTTTAACTAATTGATTTAAATAATTCCTGGGAAGTATATTTGCTGCACTCATTGTATTATTTCCACCATTTGATTCGTCTTCGAGTATGGCAGCATTTGCTATAACCCAATAACAAAGTAAAATAATTGCTGTGAAAAAGATTGATGTACATAGCTTTTTTAAAAACAAACTGTTCTTCATAATTATTGGACCCTCCTTGATAAAATTTAGTAATTTGTTAACTTGACATGCAATTATTGCTTTTTACATTTAATTCACCTTCTTTCAATTTACAATTTTATTAGCAGGGAAAAATTATCCCGAATTTATTGATATATGGATTATATAATGACAATTAAAAGCTATCTCACTGATATAAAAAAATTTTTATTAAGGTGTGTTTCTCATACGACAAAGGAGCGTACAAGGCAGATTCAAAGCTGTTTGGAAAAAATAATATTGAAATTATATGTAGAGGATTGACTCTATGAGCCATGCCAGAAATGTTTATAAAAGTTTTCGGTAGAGAAATAGATAGGTTGTAGAAAAAGAGGTAAAATAAAAGGGTTTAAGAGAATTGAAAATCTTCTTAACCCTTGGTGACGAAGGTGGGACTCGAACCAACATATAGTTACCTACGCTGGATTTCTTATGGTAAACTATAGTGTTTCTCTATACTGGCTGAATATATACTATACTAATAAAACAAAAAAATTGGTAGCAAAATTGATGCAAAAAAAAATCAAGGGTCTCAGTTATTAACTGAAACCCTTTAATTTACTTGGTGCCGAAGGTCGGACTCGAACCGACATGATATCACTATCGCTGGATTTTGAGTCCAGTGCGTCTGCCAATTTCACCACTTCGGCATATTTACTTTGCAAACTTAACTTTGCTAAAATAGTATACCACCTGGTGAAAAAAAAAGCAATACCTATTTGAAAAAATTATCCGGCAGACTCGGAAGATATAGCCATATTTATTGCTTTTACCGTATTCAATAAAAACTCATCATCGGCTTTATAGTATTTACCCTTTGCTATCAGTTTTAGATTACCGGCTATTTTCTTCTTCTCTTCTTTTGTAAGTATAAGGCTTTCTGCCCTGCAGGCAACAACTATGCTTGATAAAAAAACTGAAGAAAAGGTATCGTTTTTTTCCTCAAGCAGCACATTCCTAATCTCCATCTCTGCATTTCTTTTCTCGAATTCATTGGTTATAGGATACCTTTTTAAGGGAATAAAGCCAAGGAACCTTTTTTCCTCTTCTTTTACTATGCCACTATCGATAAAGGACTTTAGAATTTCCTTTCTTATATTGGATTTAAATGCTACATTACTAAATATCCACCTGTTAAGTTTTTTTGATTTTTTGATTACCTCAAAGGCCTTATCAAGAATGTCATAACCGGTTGGAGATTCATCAACTGCAATGAGGTTTTTTCCTTGCAGTTGAATCTTTTTTCTGTCCATTAGCTCGAATAATAGTGCTGCCGAAAGTCCATATCTTTTTAAGTAGGTAGCCTTAGCGAAGGTTTTTCCGCTAGTATTATCCAAAGTCAGTAAAATAATTTTTTCTGCCATATTTAACATAAAAACCACTCCCGATCAAAGCATGGTAGGTATTATTAACACCAATTTATTGCCTTACACTAAGTTTTATTAGCTTCTTTTTCATCCTCTAAAGAGGCGGGTTTTACTTTCCGCCTCTTTATGATTGCTTCATGCAATATGAACTCAATCTGGCCGTTTATTGACCTGAATTCTTCCT from Pseudobacteroides sp. encodes the following:
- a CDS encoding GOLPH3/VPS74 family protein gives rise to the protein MLNMAEKIILLTLDNTSGKTFAKATYLKRYGLSAALLFELMDRKKIQLQGKNLIAVDESPTGYDILDKAFEVIKKSKKLNRWIFSNVAFKSNIRKEILKSFIDSGIVKEEEKRFLGFIPLKRYPITNEFEKRNAEMEIRNVLLEEKNDTFSSVFLSSIVVACRAESLILTKEEKKKIAGNLKLIAKGKYYKADDEFLLNTVKAINMAISSESAG
- a CDS encoding Arc family DNA binding domain-containing protein, with protein sequence MAEKKTVLLRLNPKTWEELSKWAEEEFRSINGQIEFILHEAIIKRRKVKPASLEDEKEANKT
- a CDS encoding C39 family peptidase; translation: MDLDGAIYNKDKQLLTYDEYDYDDIEDVRFCMYLNANENYYLEVSPANGVTGNYKISVTSGRTLNVPKYNQLPYTNLCWANSAAMIISYYKNDTQNRALDIAKNSKNSNLPYVFNDGSSPQPIVDAVRNYVGPSYSLNQLTSVSDADKFTFEMVKACIDKSNPLVYYLKWKLVWGSHFHVIVGYKSQNGTDYIIYNDPLDGKQHMMTFDLYRNNAEWGYYCSYALQN